Proteins from a genomic interval of Clostridium scatologenes:
- a CDS encoding GspE/PulE family protein, with protein MSSEKLEYIDLENINIQDEMVKKIPENIARENCLIAIKEQNECLYIVINEDPDILLKDELKFISNREVKFFRGDKNKIVDAINAYYCKCSVEKAIKTIKIEKKFYNAKNGYEFANDESLQEAPVVKIINSIINMAISEKASDIHLEPFQRDVLVRFRIDGIISSFTRIPKEIYPLVCTRFKIMASMDISEKRIPQDGKIKYVYENKSYDFRISTLPTILGEKIVIRILYKSDDIKVLDSLGFLKNDVEAIKNMLKNSHGIILITGPTGSGKSTTLYSMLDTLNKSEKNITSIEDPVECIMDNINQVKVNNKVGLSFAQGLKSILRQDPDVIMVGEIRDEETAHIAIRAAITGHLVLSTLHTNSAVESILRLLEMGIPSYFIEDALIGVISQRLVRKICPYCRKPYYASEAEKKYLNLNSDDKLYRGIGCYKCRGTGYKDRTVVYEIVNFKVLKDINVVNKKYIEHIDKYNLNKYITSIKDNCIELIKNGITTYDELMRKNL; from the coding sequence ATGAGTAGTGAAAAGTTAGAGTATATTGATTTAGAAAATATAAATATTCAAGATGAAATGGTAAAGAAAATACCAGAAAATATTGCTAGAGAAAATTGTTTAATAGCCATTAAAGAGCAGAATGAATGTCTATATATTGTAATTAATGAAGATCCAGATATTTTATTAAAGGATGAGTTGAAGTTTATAAGCAATAGGGAAGTAAAATTTTTTCGCGGAGATAAAAATAAAATAGTAGATGCAATAAATGCTTATTATTGTAAATGCAGTGTAGAGAAGGCTATAAAGACTATTAAAATAGAAAAAAAATTTTACAATGCAAAAAACGGATATGAATTTGCAAATGATGAAAGTTTACAAGAAGCACCAGTAGTTAAAATTATTAATTCTATAATAAATATGGCTATATCTGAAAAAGCTAGTGACATCCACTTAGAACCATTTCAAAGGGATGTCTTAGTAAGGTTTAGAATAGATGGTATTATAAGTAGTTTTACAAGAATACCTAAGGAGATATATCCACTTGTGTGCACAAGATTTAAAATAATGGCTTCTATGGATATTTCAGAAAAAAGAATACCTCAAGATGGCAAAATTAAGTATGTTTATGAAAATAAAAGTTATGATTTTAGAATTTCTACTCTTCCTACTATATTAGGGGAAAAAATAGTGATAAGAATATTGTATAAATCTGATGATATAAAGGTATTGGATTCTTTAGGATTTTTAAAAAATGATGTTGAAGCTATAAAAAACATGCTAAAAAATTCTCACGGCATAATTCTAATAACTGGACCAACTGGAAGTGGAAAATCCACCACATTATATTCTATGCTTGATACTTTAAATAAAAGTGAAAAAAATATTACAAGTATAGAAGACCCTGTAGAGTGTATTATGGATAATATAAATCAAGTTAAAGTAAATAATAAAGTAGGACTTAGCTTTGCACAAGGACTTAAAAGTATACTTAGGCAGGACCCAGATGTGATAATGGTTGGAGAAATAAGAGATGAGGAAACTGCACATATAGCTATAAGAGCAGCAATAACGGGTCATTTAGTTTTGAGTACTTTACATACTAATAGTGCTGTTGAATCCATACTTAGACTTTTAGAAATGGGAATACCTTCATATTTTATAGAAGATGCTCTAATTGGAGTTATATCGCAAAGATTAGTAAGAAAGATTTGTCCATACTGTCGAAAGCCTTATTATGCATCAGAGGCTGAAAAAAAGTATTTAAATTTAAATTCTGATGATAAGTTATATCGTGGAATAGGTTGTTACAAGTGTAGAGGTACTGGATATAAAGATAGAACGGTAGTTTATGAAATAGTAAACTTTAAAGTATTAAAAGATATTAATGTTGTTAATAAGAAATATATTGAACATATTGATAAGTATAATTTAAATAAATATATAACGTCAATAAAAGATAATTGTATAGAGCTTATAAAAAATGGAATAACAACCTATGATGAGCTTATGAGAAAAAATCTTTAA
- a CDS encoding type II secretion system protein: protein MNSIRENIKNKIYIKKGFTLIELMLVVSIIGIITSVQAIVMCKYMKVYRQEINSSRESFYINEAFNLIYQEINNEGYVKTENNNVIVIRRYDGRGFNYIRTNRDSDIIISYYSKYYSTTNNILKNIKDFKVEKDRQVLYVSIETRKGNVYKRCFPLKIEEDQKGSS from the coding sequence GTGAATTCTATAAGGGAAAATATAAAAAATAAAATATACATAAAAAAAGGATTTACACTAATAGAGCTTATGCTAGTGGTTTCAATAATAGGCATCATAACATCTGTTCAAGCAATTGTTATGTGTAAATATATGAAAGTTTATAGACAGGAAATAAACTCTAGTAGAGAATCTTTTTATATAAATGAGGCTTTTAACTTAATTTATCAGGAAATAAATAATGAAGGATATGTAAAGACAGAAAACAATAATGTAATTGTAATAAGAAGATATGATGGAAGAGGATTTAATTATATAAGGACAAACAGGGATTCTGACATAATAATAAGTTATTATTCAAAGTATTATTCTACAACAAATAATATATTAAAGAATATTAAAGATTTTAAAGTTGAAAAAGATAGGCAGGTACTATATGTATCTATAGAAACTAGGAAGGGTAATGTGTATAAAAGATGTTTTCCATTAAAAATAGAAGAAGATCAAAAGGGTTCATCATAA
- a CDS encoding prepilin-type N-terminal cleavage/methylation domain-containing protein, translating into MSILKKKKGFTLIEVLCAITLFSTLFITCLRTELDALTLEKYNKSMKKYLIGMEYIKNNMIYNFTYNDLKNLKDQRKYYCLINTEELDNFKGENFKKLFSKSKPENEPYIVMNIDGDKVYKISLKLYVKILNKERIMKCEFYKGKYKK; encoded by the coding sequence ATGTCGATTTTAAAGAAGAAAAAAGGATTTACTCTCATTGAAGTATTATGTGCTATTACCTTATTTTCGACTTTGTTTATTACATGTTTAAGAACAGAATTAGATGCTTTAACTTTAGAAAAGTATAACAAAAGTATGAAGAAATATTTGATAGGTATGGAGTACATAAAAAATAACATGATCTATAATTTTACTTATAATGATCTAAAAAATTTAAAAGATCAAAGAAAATATTATTGTTTAATAAATACAGAGGAATTGGATAATTTTAAAGGAGAAAATTTCAAAAAATTGTTTTCAAAAAGTAAGCCAGAAAACGAGCCTTATATTGTAATGAATATAGATGGAGATAAGGTTTATAAAATTAGTTTAAAATTGTATGTCAAAATTCTTAACAAGGAAAGGATTATGAAGTGTGAATTCTATAAGGGAAAATATAAAAAATAA
- a CDS encoding pilus assembly FimT family protein has translation MTKNKVKSKGFTLIELMLVLTIISILLSYSFINLTGLNTLQNDIEGETFGNVMVNFINNSREYCRDNNIRGYIYLDEDRSELTLNCGLEEIHKMKLPDKFILAIGKKGRKMEINSAGKITDPCTIRFKDRRNNHRITVSVGTTYVDFKEEKRIYSH, from the coding sequence ATGACTAAAAATAAAGTAAAATCAAAAGGATTTACATTAATAGAATTAATGCTGGTTCTTACAATAATTTCAATATTATTAAGTTATAGCTTTATAAATTTAACAGGTCTAAATACATTGCAAAATGATATTGAAGGTGAGACTTTTGGAAATGTAATGGTGAATTTTATCAATAATTCAAGAGAATATTGTAGAGATAATAATATTAGAGGATATATATATTTGGATGAAGATAGAAGTGAATTAACTTTAAATTGTGGATTGGAAGAGATTCATAAAATGAAATTACCTGATAAATTTATTTTAGCTATAGGGAAAAAAGGCAGAAAAATGGAGATAAACAGTGCAGGTAAGATCACAGATCCTTGTACTATTAGGTTCAAAGATAGGAGGAATAATCACCGCATAACTGTGAGTGTAGGAACTACTTATGTCGATTTTAAAGAAGAAAAAAGGATTTACTCTCATTGA
- a CDS encoding prepilin-type N-terminal cleavage/methylation domain-containing protein, protein MKNFHKCKGFTLIELMLVITIILILMGFLVPKVSAYQEKARNAKAVNTAKQIETAAMASYGNNDSKFDGSDVTTTVQQLTSAKNVSVSSASDQSINIAYMSDDKNYSVEINANDSTYIVKYGDKQIFPKN, encoded by the coding sequence ATGAAGAATTTTCATAAATGCAAGGGCTTTACATTAATAGAACTTATGTTGGTTATAACAATAATTTTAATATTAATGGGTTTTTTAGTACCTAAGGTTTCAGCATATCAGGAAAAGGCTAGAAATGCTAAGGCTGTAAATACTGCAAAACAAATAGAAACTGCAGCCATGGCTAGCTATGGTAATAATGATAGTAAGTTTGATGGAAGTGATGTAACAACTACTGTGCAACAGCTAACTTCAGCAAAAAATGTTAGTGTTAGCAGTGCAAGTGATCAAAGTATTAATATTGCTTATATGAGTGATGACAAAAATTATTCTGTAGAAATAAATGCAAATGATAGTACATATATAGTGAAATATGGTGATAAACAAATATTCCCTAAAAATTAG
- a CDS encoding type II secretion system F family protein → MKYRINKKLLNKVFIQRVNLQDISILCNNLGQMIESGLSISEIFNIVCTQNRKSVITESMYKVQRSIERGETLYESIKKFSHIYPLFMIEMIKVGEESGKLEIVLKYLSEYYDKRYKIFNKIKSAISYPIMVLITSIIVIIFLMIKIVPEFMVILSNSGGSIPILTSTILWIFVFLKDKFFIINLILITTISILYKFSRTHKGKEYFDSLKIRLPVIGTIYSKFLLHEFSKSLAILISSGIPIIKSLNICLSTVQNKVLENKIINSIEDIKKGESMYFSFKKQGIGDSTFLNLINIGEECGDIESILFKISNIFECEVEDRLKRMVNFIEPVTILVLAVFIGVFVVGTLLPIFNIMDSIN, encoded by the coding sequence TTGAAGTATAGAATTAATAAAAAACTGTTAAATAAAGTGTTTATTCAAAGAGTAAATTTACAAGATATAAGTATATTATGTAATAATTTAGGCCAAATGATAGAATCAGGGCTTTCAATATCAGAAATTTTTAATATAGTGTGCACTCAAAATAGAAAATCAGTAATAACTGAAAGTATGTATAAGGTACAGAGAAGTATTGAAAGAGGAGAAACACTATATGAAAGTATAAAAAAATTTTCTCATATATATCCTTTATTCATGATAGAAATGATTAAAGTTGGTGAAGAATCAGGAAAACTAGAAATAGTACTTAAATATTTATCAGAATATTATGATAAAAGATATAAAATATTTAATAAAATAAAATCTGCAATATCATATCCAATAATGGTTTTAATTACATCCATAATAGTAATCATATTCTTAATGATAAAAATAGTTCCGGAGTTTATGGTTATTCTTTCTAATTCAGGAGGAAGCATTCCGATCTTAACATCTACAATTTTATGGATTTTTGTTTTTTTAAAGGATAAATTTTTTATTATAAATTTAATATTAATTACGACTATTTCTATTTTATATAAATTTAGTAGAACTCATAAGGGAAAAGAGTACTTTGATAGTTTGAAGATAAGGTTACCTGTCATAGGTACTATTTACAGCAAATTTTTACTTCATGAGTTCAGTAAATCTTTAGCTATACTTATTTCTTCTGGTATTCCAATAATAAAATCATTAAATATATGCTTAAGTACAGTACAAAATAAAGTTTTAGAAAATAAGATAATTAATTCTATAGAGGACATAAAAAAAGGGGAGAGTATGTATTTTTCTTTTAAAAAACAAGGTATAGGAGATTCAACTTTTCTAAATTTAATAAATATTGGGGAGGAATGCGGCGACATAGAATCTATTTTATTCAAAATATCAAATATTTTTGAATGTGAAGTTGAAGATAGATTGAAGAGAATGGTAAATTTTATAGAACCTGTAACAATATTGGTTTTAGCTGTTTTTATAGGAGTGTTTGTAGTAGGAACTCTTCTTCCAATATTCAATATTATGGATTCAATAAATTAA